From one Salvelinus alpinus chromosome 14, SLU_Salpinus.1, whole genome shotgun sequence genomic stretch:
- the LOC139538711 gene encoding OX-2 membrane glycoprotein-like — MMCESSLMRCLQLCASLLMVVRLQCKVTAPERVEAPVELPFTLSCMVSKGHGDSLKQVRWLDVQNKTLLTYEPSQKDSVSGQQHVELAPSPKDTSAITIRRVGFRDEGCYTCIFDLYPSGSQEGHTCLTVTSRVTTEGNKTAVSGKAAALSCSYGLPEKVQQVLWRHTAKQRDSSAVASYAKYSDPMIEPPYQERARLTPSLSHSQLSIRPVIIQDEGCYTCEYHTYPEGTKSATVCLTVFVLPKPQVSYKSTSPGVIEANCTAVSRPPAEIVWNVERDNRTMGPPVTSQVQQGDGTTLVISTLNVQSGLLKDVSVKCLVHHKGLESPIAVSMNTKIGTALTILISVTTVAALLVISLCFCLWKCFLRKEDDAV; from the exons ATGATGTGTGAGTCCTCCCTGATGCGATGCCTGCAGCTGTGTGCGTCCCTACTGATGGTGGTCAGACTGCAGT GCAAGGTAACGGCTCCTGAGCGCGTGGAGGCCCCAGTGGAGCTCCCCTTCACTCTGTCCTGCATGGTGTCCAAGGGGCATGGGGACAGCCTGAAACAGGTGCGCTGGCTGGATGTCCAGAACAAGACTCTGTTGACCTACGAGCCCAGCCAGAAGGACAGCGTGAGCGGCCAGCAGCATGTAGAGCTGGCCCCCTCCCCCAAGGACACCTCAGCCATCACCATCCGCAGGGTGGGCTTCAGAGACGAGGGCTGCTACACATGCATTTTTGACCTGTACCCCTCGGGATCGCAGGAGGGACACACCTGCCTCACCGTCACAT cccgTGTGACTACAGAGGGTAACAAGACAGCGGTGAGTGGTAAGGCGGCAGCCCTGTCTTGCTCCTATGGCCTGCCAGAGAAGGTACAGCAAGTGCTTTGGAGACATACAGCAAAGCAGCGGGACTCAAGCGCAGTAGCCTCCTATGCCAAATACAGCGACCCCATGATCGAGCCACCCTACCAGGAGAGGGCCAGGCtgaccccctccctctcccacagcCAGCTGTCCATCAGACCGGTCATCATCCAGGATGAGGGCTGCTACACCTGCGAGTACCACACCTACCCAGAGGGCACCAAGAGCGCTACCGTCTGCCTCACTGTCTTTG TACTGCCTAAGCCCCAGGTGAGCTACAAGAGCACGTCTCCAGGGGTTATTGAGGCCAACTGTACAGCCGTGTCCCGGCCCCCGGCGGAGATAGTGTGGAACGTGGAGAGGGACAACCGAACTATGGGACCCCCTGTGACATCACAGGTCCAGCAGGGGGATGGGACCACCCTAGTCATCAGCACCCTCAACGTCCAATCAGGGCTGCTGAAGGATGTGTCCGTCAAATGTCTGGTCCACCATAAGGGTCTGGAGTCACCCATCGCTGTTTCTATGAATACCAAGA TTGGGACAGCTTTGACCATCCTGATCTCGGTGACCACTGTAGCTGCTCTGCTGGTCATAAGTCTCTGCTTCTGCCTCTGGAAGTGTTTCTTGCGGAAAGAAgacg